Proteins co-encoded in one Sulfurospirillum arsenophilum NBRC 109478 genomic window:
- a CDS encoding chemotaxis protein — MTQEELDALMAGDLDDMDEVAPTEIALEESAAVEEEELMDSDALEIEQDKAATQMMNEYRPSSTMSWPPPPPTDDHKMVHQLDDVTKDSEIKASQVFDKLEIVNNFMMSAEENAKEVIKLIESNIVLFETLVTKFPKIDQFQKALDDNKGMKDRVEDLLMNAQMAEDEIMMTMDIMQYQDIHRQKIERVINVMRALSKYMSALFEGSKDDSKRVSSAVHIHGDMTTEDVVSSEDIEALIASLGKK, encoded by the coding sequence ATGACGCAAGAAGAACTTGACGCTTTGATGGCGGGCGATTTAGACGATATGGACGAGGTCGCGCCAACAGAGATTGCACTTGAAGAAAGTGCTGCTGTTGAAGAAGAAGAGCTTATGGATAGCGATGCATTAGAGATAGAACAAGATAAAGCCGCTACCCAAATGATGAATGAATATAGACCATCATCTACAATGTCTTGGCCACCGCCACCACCAACAGATGACCACAAAATGGTTCACCAACTGGACGATGTGACCAAAGATTCTGAAATCAAAGCCTCCCAAGTGTTTGATAAGCTTGAAATTGTTAATAATTTTATGATGAGTGCAGAGGAAAATGCAAAAGAGGTTATTAAACTCATTGAGTCTAATATCGTTCTTTTTGAGACGTTGGTAACAAAATTTCCTAAAATTGATCAGTTCCAAAAAGCACTCGATGACAATAAAGGGATGAAAGACCGCGTTGAAGATCTTTTAATGAATGCGCAAATGGCAGAAGACGAGATCATGATGACGATGGATATTATGCAGTACCAAGATATTCACCGCCAAAAAATTGAGCGTGTTATCAATGTTATGCGTGCCCTTTCTAAATACATGAGCGCACTGTTTGAAGGCTCTAAAGATGACTCAAAACGTGTAAGTTCAGCTGTTCATATTCATGGCGATATGACAACGGAAGATGTTGTCAGCAGTGAGGATATTGAAGCGTTAATCGCTAGTTTAGGAAAGAAATAG
- the maf gene encoding septum formation inhibitor Maf — translation MQTIVLGSSSITRAELLTKFGVPFIQRDAGFDEEQLQISDPAHFVYHATKGKMQSYLEKYDLEMPVLCADTVVTANGEILRKAKDKADARRILKAQSGNKVSILSCMIYKSKTIELIDLSSTDYLFLPFDAKALDAYLEGDDWRGKAGACMVEGFCKSYIKEVVGLESTAMGLSVEKLLPFLPQ, via the coding sequence ATGCAAACGATTGTTTTAGGTTCATCTTCCATTACGAGGGCAGAACTTCTTACTAAATTTGGAGTTCCTTTTATCCAAAGAGATGCAGGATTTGATGAAGAGCAATTACAGATTTCTGATCCTGCGCATTTTGTTTATCATGCGACCAAAGGGAAAATGCAAAGTTATCTTGAAAAGTATGACTTGGAAATGCCTGTTTTGTGTGCCGACACGGTTGTTACTGCCAATGGAGAGATTTTACGCAAAGCCAAAGATAAAGCTGATGCAAGGCGCATTTTAAAAGCGCAAAGTGGCAATAAAGTCAGCATTCTTAGCTGCATGATCTACAAATCCAAAACGATTGAACTGATTGATCTCTCAAGCACCGATTATCTCTTTTTGCCTTTCGATGCTAAAGCGTTAGATGCTTATTTGGAAGGTGATGATTGGCGTGGAAAAGCAGGTGCATGTATGGTGGAGGGATTTTGTAAATCCTACATCAAAGAAGTGGTTGGGTTAGAGAGTACCGCCATGGGGCTAAGCGTTGAGAAGCTTTTGCCTTTTTTACCTCAGTAA
- a CDS encoding aminotransferase class I/II-fold pyridoxal phosphate-dependent enzyme yields MYQNELQAITKSNRYRSRKLYDEHLADFSSNDYLGFAQNHALFERAVAQVSMYKTHAPKASILVNGYHPIHQEFEEFLIRHNGFEAALVCGSGFLANFSLIEALPRKKDLLILDEEYHASGMVASKTVDAEVVLFKHNDANHLESLINTHNHNRIIIAVEGIYSMSGDLLNRDIFEVADRYNALLIVDEAHSAGVVGENMRGVFDLFGITPKANHIKMGTLGKALGSYGAYILCSKHIAEFLQNRAKAIIYTTAPSLFDIALGYQGLLYILKNRVSLKAEIEARQAVVQTMLGLKIEGLICSYPLSEGVDALTVQQRLIEEGFLVGAIRPPTVPKPILRLIPRLGESVESLEALCSLIQKGSF; encoded by the coding sequence ATGTACCAAAACGAACTTCAAGCCATCACCAAATCCAATCGCTACCGAAGCCGTAAGCTTTACGATGAGCATTTAGCTGATTTTAGCTCCAATGATTATCTAGGCTTTGCGCAAAATCACGCCCTTTTCGAGCGTGCTGTTGCACAAGTTTCCATGTATAAAACCCATGCGCCTAAAGCTTCCATCTTAGTCAATGGTTATCATCCTATTCATCAAGAGTTTGAAGAATTTTTGATACGCCATAATGGTTTTGAAGCGGCTCTTGTGTGTGGTAGTGGTTTTTTAGCCAATTTTTCACTCATTGAAGCATTGCCACGTAAAAAAGATCTTTTGATTTTGGATGAAGAGTATCATGCCAGTGGCATGGTAGCGTCTAAAACCGTGGATGCCGAAGTTGTACTTTTTAAACACAATGATGCCAATCATCTTGAAAGCTTGATTAATACGCACAATCACAACCGCATTATTATTGCCGTTGAAGGCATTTACTCAATGAGCGGGGATCTTTTAAACCGCGATATTTTTGAAGTTGCCGATCGCTACAATGCACTTTTGATTGTCGATGAAGCACACAGTGCAGGCGTTGTGGGTGAAAACATGAGAGGCGTGTTTGATTTGTTTGGCATTACGCCTAAAGCTAACCATATCAAAATGGGCACACTTGGAAAAGCACTGGGAAGTTATGGTGCATACATTTTGTGCAGTAAGCACATTGCTGAGTTTTTACAAAACCGTGCCAAAGCCATCATCTATACGACGGCGCCATCTCTATTTGACATTGCTTTGGGATACCAAGGGTTGTTGTATATTTTAAAAAATAGAGTTTCATTAAAAGCTGAGATAGAAGCGCGTCAAGCAGTTGTGCAAACCATGTTAGGTTTAAAAATCGAAGGGTTGATTTGTTCGTACCCTTTGAGTGAAGGTGTAGATGCTCTCACTGTTCAGCAGCGTTTGATCGAAGAGGGATTTTTAGTGGGTGCTATTCGTCCACCAACAGTTCCAAAGCCTATTTTGCGCCTTATCCCAAGGCTGGGAGAGAGCGTTGAGTCGTTAGAAGCGTTGTGCTCTCTTATCCAAAAGGGGAGCTTTTGA
- a CDS encoding transglycosylase domain-containing protein — protein sequence MKYIMTILAMLGFAVLMAIIFLYAQIRFDAYKIIEYTPKLTTQIYDRNGELVANLFDDENRLYVEFKDIPARVVEALVATEDTSFFEHNGINIEAIFRALIKDIHAMKMVEGASTITQQLIKNTVLTRQKTLTRKINEAILAYTIESSLTKEQILERYFNHVYFGHGYYGIKTAAQGYFNKSLDALTIKEIAILVGLPKAPSSYDPTKHMDLSLSRANQVVNRLYTLGWISETEYTKATLEHPMVYDETLTRNRAPYVVDEAIKSLGAEYDDIKKGGYKIYLSIDLKLQQLAHESLNVGYKGMTSRLGKDINATELNGAMVVMENGTGNVLALVGGVDYSKSSFNRATQSKRQPGSSFKPFLYQKALDWGYSPLSEIPDISRTYVNSETDETWTPKNYENDFEGLITLKEALVHSRNLATINLLSLLGLDTVYKELKKDGFKSLTMDLSIALGSFGISPLEYSSFYSMFPNYGVRTESLLVRKVINRQGVEKVYEAKRQTITSPKQSYLMLDMMKEVVKRGTGRNAQVPGIEIAGKTGTTNSSVDVWFCGFSPDIEVITWYGNDNNTPLKKGETGGKSAAPAFKYFMTKYVELHPETTREFKMPEGVGSRKIDGTTEFFTDVSPFPKTNTKQLKEDGGLIF from the coding sequence GTGAAATATATTATGACTATTTTAGCGATGCTTGGATTTGCGGTATTGATGGCAATTATCTTTTTATACGCACAAATTCGCTTTGATGCTTACAAAATTATCGAGTATACACCCAAATTAACCACACAAATTTACGATAGAAATGGTGAATTGGTTGCCAATCTTTTTGATGATGAGAATAGACTTTACGTAGAGTTTAAAGATATTCCTGCGCGTGTGGTCGAAGCGTTGGTTGCTACGGAAGATACTTCCTTTTTTGAGCACAATGGTATCAATATTGAAGCTATTTTTAGAGCGCTTATTAAAGATATTCATGCCATGAAAATGGTTGAAGGTGCCAGTACCATCACGCAGCAACTTATCAAAAATACCGTTTTAACACGTCAAAAAACGTTGACACGTAAAATCAATGAAGCCATCTTAGCCTATACGATTGAATCATCTCTCACCAAAGAGCAGATTTTAGAGCGATACTTTAACCATGTCTATTTTGGTCACGGCTATTATGGTATTAAAACGGCAGCACAGGGCTATTTTAACAAGTCATTGGATGCGCTCACCATCAAAGAGATTGCGATACTTGTAGGTCTTCCAAAAGCACCTAGTTCGTATGATCCTACTAAACATATGGACCTCTCTTTAAGCAGAGCTAACCAAGTCGTGAATCGTCTCTATACCCTTGGCTGGATTAGCGAGACTGAGTACACCAAAGCAACCCTAGAGCATCCAATGGTCTATGATGAGACGCTTACACGCAACCGTGCGCCTTATGTGGTGGATGAAGCTATTAAAAGTTTAGGTGCGGAGTATGATGATATTAAAAAGGGTGGTTATAAAATTTACCTCAGTATTGATCTTAAACTTCAACAGCTTGCACATGAGTCGTTAAATGTTGGTTACAAAGGGATGACCTCTCGCCTTGGCAAAGACATTAATGCAACTGAACTCAATGGCGCTATGGTCGTTATGGAAAATGGTACAGGGAACGTTTTAGCCCTTGTCGGTGGTGTTGATTATTCGAAGAGCAGTTTTAACAGAGCAACGCAAAGTAAACGTCAACCAGGCTCTAGTTTTAAACCTTTCTTGTATCAAAAAGCACTCGATTGGGGTTATTCACCGCTTTCTGAAATTCCTGATATTTCGCGAACGTATGTCAACAGTGAAACGGATGAGACGTGGACACCGAAGAACTATGAAAATGATTTTGAGGGTTTAATTACACTCAAAGAAGCATTGGTGCATTCACGTAACCTTGCAACCATCAATCTTTTATCACTTTTAGGGCTTGATACTGTTTATAAAGAGCTCAAAAAAGACGGGTTTAAAAGCCTTACAATGGACCTTTCCATTGCTCTTGGAAGTTTTGGTATTTCACCCTTAGAATACAGTAGTTTTTACTCAATGTTCCCTAATTACGGTGTCAGAACAGAATCATTATTGGTAAGAAAAGTGATTAATCGTCAAGGTGTTGAAAAAGTGTATGAGGCGAAAAGACAGACGATTACTTCACCTAAACAGAGTTATTTAATGCTCGATATGATGAAAGAAGTGGTTAAGCGTGGTACGGGTAGAAACGCGCAAGTGCCAGGCATTGAAATTGCAGGAAAAACAGGAACAACTAACAGCAGTGTTGATGTCTGGTTCTGTGGTTTTTCTCCTGATATTGAAGTGATCACATGGTATGGAAATGACAACAATACACCTCTTAAAAAAGGTGAAACAGGTGGTAAGTCCGCCGCACCTGCCTTTAAGTATTTTATGACAAAGTATGTAGAACTTCACCCTGAAACAACACGTGAATTTAAAATGCCAGAAGGTGTAGGTTCTCGAAAAATTGATGGAACAACAGAGTTTTTCACCGATGTGTCTCCATTCCCAAAAACAAATACAAAGCAACTTAAAGAAGATGGTGGATTAATATTTTAG
- the alaS gene encoding alanine--tRNA ligase — protein sequence MDVRAEFLKFFEQKGHKIIESSPLVPDDATLLFTNAGMVPFKSVFTGEVPRPNPPRATTCQTCIRAGGKHNDLDNVGYTARHHTFFEMLGNFSFGDYFKEDAISHAWEFVTEVLKLPKEKLWVTVHESDDEAEAIWKKHIDASRIMRFGDKDNFWQMGDTGPCGPCSEIFIDQGAENFNTPEDYMGGDGDRFLEIWNLVFMQYERDKAGVLHPLPKPSIDTGMGLERVTAVKEGVFSNYDCSLFIPLTDKVAELCGKPYAYKTGASYRVIADHIRAVSFLVAQGTTFGRVGRGYVLRRILRRAVRHGYLLGMRAPFMYKLLDTLCELMGKQYPYLVAKKEVIAEQIRNEEESFFATIASGLELFEKELPNTKTMFSGEVAFKLYDTYGFPLDLTADMLREKGLSVNEAEFEALMAEQKARSKASWKGSGDKATQGEFKPLLEKFGLNTFVGYTQKEAKTKVLALLDENFKEVQSLEENGWVMFETTPFYAMSGGQSGDEGVIEGYGKVLDTKKFFDLNLSLVELEKPLHVNDEVNLSVDLSRLEIERHHSATHLLHSALRKILGEHVSQAGSLVEKDRLRFDFSHPKALSFEEITKIEAFVNSVIVSGVAGQTQLMNVEEAKNSGAMALFGEKYGNEVRVVSFGDASVELCGGTHVSNTANIGSFFIQKESGVSAGVRRIEAICGGAALFYAQGLRSEIEAIKESVKHKEPLIGINRLKEEIKTLKTEVESLNAHAGKSVESLHVNGVELIVDVLGAGDIKARIDDLKNEKESVAVLLLQVKDDKVLIAAGVKNASIKAGAWIKEIAPIVGGGGGGRDDFAQAGGKDASKIEEAKSAALAYAKSVLQG from the coding sequence ATGGACGTAAGAGCTGAGTTTTTAAAGTTTTTTGAACAAAAAGGTCACAAGATTATCGAGAGTTCTCCCCTTGTACCAGATGACGCGACGCTTCTGTTTACCAATGCAGGCATGGTTCCTTTTAAGAGTGTTTTTACAGGCGAAGTTCCTCGTCCGAATCCTCCACGTGCGACAACCTGTCAAACATGCATCCGTGCTGGTGGTAAACACAATGACCTAGATAATGTCGGCTACACAGCGCGCCACCACACCTTTTTTGAAATGCTTGGAAACTTCTCTTTTGGCGATTACTTTAAAGAAGATGCCATCTCACATGCGTGGGAATTTGTCACAGAAGTGCTTAAACTTCCTAAAGAAAAACTTTGGGTAACGGTTCATGAGAGCGATGACGAAGCTGAAGCGATTTGGAAAAAACACATTGATGCCAGTCGCATTATGCGTTTTGGCGATAAAGACAACTTTTGGCAAATGGGCGACACAGGCCCTTGTGGACCGTGTAGCGAAATCTTCATCGATCAAGGGGCTGAAAACTTTAATACGCCCGAAGACTACATGGGCGGCGATGGTGATCGCTTCTTAGAGATCTGGAACCTTGTTTTCATGCAGTACGAAAGAGATAAAGCGGGTGTGCTTCATCCACTTCCAAAACCTTCCATCGACACAGGTATGGGTTTAGAGCGTGTGACTGCGGTTAAAGAGGGCGTGTTTAGTAACTATGACTGTTCATTATTTATCCCTTTAACCGACAAAGTAGCAGAGCTTTGCGGTAAACCTTATGCGTATAAAACGGGTGCGAGTTATCGTGTTATTGCAGACCACATTCGCGCTGTTTCCTTTCTTGTGGCACAAGGAACAACCTTTGGTCGCGTAGGTCGTGGTTATGTTCTAAGACGCATTTTGAGACGTGCAGTTAGACATGGTTATTTGCTAGGAATGCGCGCTCCCTTTATGTACAAACTTTTAGACACGTTGTGTGAACTTATGGGCAAACAATATCCTTACCTTGTTGCAAAAAAAGAGGTCATTGCTGAGCAAATCAGAAACGAAGAAGAGAGTTTCTTTGCGACCATCGCTTCAGGACTTGAGCTGTTTGAAAAAGAGCTTCCAAATACCAAAACAATGTTCAGCGGTGAAGTAGCGTTTAAACTTTACGATACCTATGGCTTTCCTCTTGACTTGACAGCTGATATGCTCAGAGAAAAAGGTTTGAGCGTTAACGAAGCTGAGTTTGAGGCTTTGATGGCGGAGCAAAAAGCGCGTTCAAAAGCTTCATGGAAAGGCAGTGGTGATAAAGCAACCCAAGGTGAGTTTAAACCACTTCTTGAAAAATTTGGTCTCAATACTTTTGTCGGTTATACCCAAAAAGAAGCCAAAACAAAAGTTTTAGCACTCTTAGATGAAAACTTCAAAGAGGTTCAAAGCTTGGAAGAGAATGGTTGGGTCATGTTTGAAACCACGCCATTTTATGCAATGAGTGGTGGACAAAGTGGCGATGAGGGTGTCATTGAAGGGTATGGAAAAGTACTTGATACGAAGAAATTTTTTGACCTTAACCTTTCCCTTGTTGAGCTTGAAAAACCTTTACATGTAAACGATGAGGTGAACCTGAGTGTTGATCTTTCACGCTTAGAGATCGAAAGACATCACAGCGCAACGCACTTGCTTCACAGCGCACTTCGCAAGATTTTGGGTGAGCATGTAAGTCAAGCTGGAAGTTTGGTCGAAAAAGACAGACTTCGTTTTGACTTCTCGCATCCAAAAGCGTTGAGTTTTGAAGAGATCACCAAAATTGAAGCGTTTGTGAATAGTGTCATCGTCAGTGGCGTCGCGGGACAAACACAACTTATGAATGTTGAAGAAGCTAAAAACAGCGGCGCGATGGCGCTCTTTGGCGAAAAGTATGGCAATGAAGTTCGTGTGGTGAGCTTTGGCGATGCGAGCGTTGAACTTTGCGGTGGAACTCACGTCAGCAATACTGCAAACATCGGTAGCTTCTTTATCCAAAAAGAGAGTGGTGTGAGTGCTGGAGTACGTCGTATCGAAGCGATTTGTGGTGGTGCAGCACTTTTCTATGCACAAGGTCTTAGATCTGAGATTGAAGCGATCAAAGAGAGTGTTAAACACAAAGAACCACTTATTGGCATTAACCGTTTAAAAGAAGAGATCAAAACCCTAAAAACCGAAGTAGAATCTTTAAATGCTCACGCTGGAAAGTCAGTGGAATCTTTACATGTAAACGGCGTTGAACTCATCGTTGACGTGTTGGGCGCTGGAGATATTAAGGCGCGTATTGATGATCTTAAAAATGAAAAAGAGTCGGTTGCGGTACTGTTACTTCAAGTCAAAGATGACAAAGTTTTGATAGCAGCGGGTGTTAAAAATGCTTCCATTAAAGCCGGTGCTTGGATCAAAGAGATCGCACCAATCGTTGGTGGCGGCGGTGGTGGTCGAGATGATTTCGCCCAAGCAGGAGGAAAAGATGCTTCTAAAATCGAAGAAGCTAAATCTGCAGCCCTTGCGTATGCTAAATCTGTTCTTCAAGGTTAA
- a CDS encoding ATP-binding cassette domain-containing protein: MSFTCKQLLIKSKAKTLLDVQFSFERSFALIGESGSGKSLTLKALLGMLPQELDSLLEYDASYALTRGQSIAFVPQNPFTALSPLTKIEKQFMAPREQAEKYLRMVELDVDFLERFPSELSGGQLQRLIIAMALSIEPQLLLLDEPTTALDEESKTTVLELIYTLQKECGFDLLFVTHDIGTIEHLCDEVGIIKNGKIVERGLTKNILHDPKEAYTKQLLESGFRQRSFRT; this comes from the coding sequence TTGAGCTTTACATGTAAACAACTTCTGATTAAAAGTAAAGCGAAAACATTGTTGGATGTGCAGTTTTCTTTTGAGAGGTCGTTTGCACTGATTGGTGAGAGTGGTAGTGGAAAAAGCTTGACGCTTAAAGCACTTTTAGGGATGTTGCCACAAGAATTGGACTCTTTGTTAGAGTACGATGCCTCTTATGCGCTTACGCGTGGGCAGAGCATTGCATTTGTGCCGCAAAATCCTTTTACAGCACTTTCTCCACTGACGAAGATTGAAAAGCAGTTTATGGCTCCTCGTGAACAAGCAGAAAAATATTTGCGTATGGTAGAGTTGGATGTAGATTTTCTAGAGCGTTTCCCCTCAGAACTCAGTGGTGGACAGTTGCAACGGCTTATCATTGCGATGGCATTGAGCATTGAGCCACAGTTACTTTTATTGGATGAGCCGACAACGGCACTGGATGAAGAGAGCAAAACAACGGTTTTGGAGCTGATTTACACCTTACAAAAAGAGTGTGGATTTGACCTGTTATTTGTAACACACGATATTGGAACCATTGAGCATTTATGCGACGAAGTGGGGATTATTAAAAACGGAAAAATTGTCGAGCGTGGTTTAACCAAAAACATTTTACATGACCCAAAAGAGGCTTATACGAAGCAGTTATTGGAGTCTGGATTTAGACAAAGGAGTTTTAGAACGTGA
- a CDS encoding histidinol-phosphatase, translated as MIIDLHNHTTLCNHAEGSIEEYVQTAIEKKIDVFGFSDHAPMNFDEAYRMSFSQMENYEKDILHVKEKYKDQINILLAYEVDFLEGYVDEQVLKRPVDYFIGSVHYLGSWGFDNPEFIGEYRTKNIDEVWERYFEAIMYLAKSGHFDIVGHLDLIKVFNYLPKKDVRLIAQDAIKAIKKANMSIELNAAGFRKPVGEQYPSNPLMELIAEHDIPITFGSDAHALSHIGYQQEALREIAKAYGYKKCATFESRDRILVNF; from the coding sequence ATGATCATTGATTTACATAACCATACCACTTTGTGTAACCATGCAGAGGGAAGTATTGAAGAGTATGTGCAAACGGCCATAGAGAAAAAAATAGATGTTTTTGGATTTTCCGATCATGCACCCATGAACTTTGATGAAGCTTATCGTATGAGCTTTTCACAGATGGAAAATTACGAAAAAGATATTTTACATGTAAAAGAAAAATACAAAGATCAGATCAATATTTTACTCGCGTATGAAGTCGACTTTTTAGAGGGTTACGTTGATGAACAAGTGCTGAAGCGTCCTGTTGATTATTTTATAGGCTCAGTCCATTACCTCGGTTCATGGGGCTTTGATAATCCCGAATTTATCGGTGAATATCGCACGAAAAATATTGATGAAGTCTGGGAGCGTTATTTTGAAGCAATTATGTATCTTGCAAAAAGTGGACACTTTGATATTGTAGGCCATTTAGACCTGATTAAAGTCTTTAATTATCTCCCTAAAAAAGACGTTAGGCTCATTGCACAAGACGCCATTAAAGCCATCAAAAAAGCCAATATGTCCATTGAACTTAACGCTGCAGGTTTTCGTAAACCTGTAGGAGAGCAGTACCCAAGCAATCCATTAATGGAGCTTATTGCGGAGCATGACATTCCCATTACGTTTGGCTCTGATGCACATGCGCTTAGCCATATTGGCTACCAGCAAGAAGCACTTAGGGAGATTGCAAAAGCGTATGGGTATAAAAAATGTGCAACTTTTGAAAGTAGAGATCGAATATTGGTTAATTTTTAA
- the glnA gene encoding type I glutamate--ammonia ligase, whose protein sequence is MGKFVNSVEEFFKFTTENEVEFVDFRFTDMKGTWHHLTYTIEAISAESFANGIPFDGSSIDAWQPINKSDMLLKPEAETAFLDPFTADSTVVVFCDVFDIYKGDLYEKCPRSIAKKTLAYLAKTGLGDVAYFGPENEFFVFDDVKIRDDINCSYYEVDSEEGAWNSGKDYVDGYNTGHRPGTKGGYFPVQPIDSMVDLRAEMVQTLKQVGLEVFVVHHEVAQAQGEIGVKFGTLIEAADNVQKYKYVVKMVAHLNGKTATFMPKPLYGDNGSGMHVHQSIWKNGKNLFFKAGEYANLSDMARWYIGGILKHARSVAAFTNPSTNSYKRLIPGFEAPSILTYSMQNRSASCRIPYGAGEKSVRVEMRFPDSTSCPYLAFASMLLAGIDGINTKTEPVGPMDEDLFELSLDEIREKGINQMPHTLRGSLEALIRDNEYLSPVMTKEFIDTYQHYKFETQVWPDEARPTAFEFKTMFSC, encoded by the coding sequence ATGGGTAAGTTCGTAAACAGTGTTGAAGAGTTTTTCAAATTCACTACTGAAAATGAAGTTGAATTTGTCGATTTTCGTTTCACTGACATGAAAGGAACATGGCATCACCTTACATATACTATTGAAGCTATTAGTGCAGAATCTTTTGCAAATGGTATTCCTTTTGATGGCTCATCTATCGATGCGTGGCAACCAATCAATAAATCTGACATGCTTTTAAAACCAGAAGCTGAGACAGCATTTTTAGATCCTTTTACAGCTGATTCAACCGTTGTTGTATTCTGTGATGTTTTCGATATTTATAAAGGTGATCTATATGAAAAATGCCCAAGAAGTATCGCTAAAAAAACATTAGCATACCTTGCAAAAACAGGTCTTGGTGATGTTGCATACTTTGGACCAGAAAATGAATTTTTCGTATTTGACGATGTAAAAATCAGAGATGATATTAACTGTTCTTACTATGAAGTAGATTCAGAAGAAGGTGCTTGGAATAGTGGTAAAGATTATGTAGATGGTTACAATACAGGTCACCGTCCAGGTACAAAAGGTGGTTACTTCCCAGTTCAACCAATCGATTCTATGGTAGATTTACGTGCAGAAATGGTACAAACATTGAAACAAGTTGGTCTTGAAGTATTCGTTGTTCACCACGAAGTTGCTCAAGCACAAGGCGAAATCGGCGTTAAATTTGGAACACTCATTGAAGCAGCTGATAACGTTCAAAAATACAAATATGTTGTTAAAATGGTAGCACACCTTAACGGTAAAACGGCTACATTTATGCCTAAACCACTTTACGGTGATAATGGTAGCGGTATGCACGTTCACCAATCAATCTGGAAAAATGGTAAAAACCTATTCTTTAAAGCTGGCGAATATGCGAACCTTAGCGACATGGCAAGATGGTACATCGGTGGTATCTTAAAACACGCAAGAAGTGTTGCTGCGTTCACAAACCCATCAACCAACTCATACAAACGTTTGATTCCAGGATTTGAAGCACCTTCAATTCTTACTTACTCTATGCAAAACCGTTCTGCATCATGCCGTATTCCTTACGGTGCTGGTGAAAAATCAGTTCGTGTTGAGATGCGTTTCCCAGATTCAACTTCATGCCCATACCTTGCATTTGCTTCTATGCTTCTTGCAGGAATTGACGGTATCAATACTAAAACTGAGCCTGTTGGTCCAATGGATGAAGACTTGTTTGAACTTTCACTGGATGAGATTAGAGAGAAAGGTATTAACCAAATGCCACACACGCTAAGAGGATCACTTGAAGCGCTCATTCGTGACAATGAATACCTAAGCCCAGTTATGACAAAAGAGTTTATCGATACATACCAACACTACAAATTTGAAACTCAAGTTTGGCCAGATGAAGCTAGACCAACAGCATTTGAATTTAAAACAATGTTCTCTTGCTAG